A genomic region of Arachis hypogaea cultivar Tifrunner chromosome 5, arahy.Tifrunner.gnm2.J5K5, whole genome shotgun sequence contains the following coding sequences:
- the LOC112800066 gene encoding protein IWS1 homolog 1-like, which produces MGYEDDPYRDEDGEPLMDYDDMQSDPEPEPHHDDALLDDYEDEGDGGDWRRRERSQTPVYDHDSSKSKPRKRLVKKGDTGRQSVAPELEDEVAEEEYDVGARFAREGSEEGRKRKKGKEGGSGKKEKRLKGEKRFASGGSGKSGSKFGGSKKAFGGKGGKDHDGEVKEMWDTIAGGDSEDDHDGVRNVDDDNFIDDTGVEAGGYYGSDEPRSPGDAPQAEEGEEDDEIKDLFKVGKKKKKNERSPAEIALLVENVMAELEVTAEEDAELNRQGKPAINKLKKLDLLTEVLSKKQLQLEFLDHGVLTLLKNWLEPLPDGSLPNINIRTAILTILNDFPIDLEQYDRREQLKKSGLGKVIMFLSKSDEEINVNRKLAKELVDKWSRPIFNKSTRFEDMRNAEEDRIPFRRPTVKKPANKAAGMESRDGDLDLEFSQPRSGQSSSRQHASRPEATPLDFVIRPQSKIDPEEVRARAKAAAQDQQRMKMNKKLQQLRAPKKKQLQATKLSVEGRGMVKYL; this is translated from the exons ATGGGTTACGAAGACGATCC GTATCGCGATGAGGACGGAGAACCCTTGATGGATTATGACGACATGCAATCCGATCCCGAGCCGGAGCCCCACCACGACGATGCTCTCCTCGATGATTACGAGGACGAAGGGGACGGTGGCGATTGGCGACGCCGCGAGCGCTCGCAGACTCCGGTCTACGATCACGATTCGTCCAAGTCGAAGCCCAGGAAGAGGCTCGTTAAGAAGGGCGACACCGGGAGGCAGTCGGTGGCGCCGGAGCTCGAAGACGAGGTGGCGGAGGAGGAGTATGACGTCGGGGCGAGGTTCGCGAGGGAGGGATCGGAGGaagggaggaagaggaagaaggggAAGGAGGGTGGAAgtgggaagaaggagaagaggctTAAGGGGGAGAAGAGGTTTGCGAGTGGCGGAAGTGGGAAGAGCGGGTCCAAATTTGGGGGATCTAAGAAAGCGTTTGgtggaaaaggaggcaaagatcATGACGGTGAAGTTAAGGAGATGTGGGATACCATTGCTGGCGGCGATTCTGAG GATGATCACGATGGTGTTAGGAACGTGGATGATGACAACTTTATAGATGACACTGGGGTGGAAGCTGGTGGTTACTATGGCAGTGATGAACCTCGTTCTCCTGGTGATGCTCCCCAG GCAGAGGAAGGTGAAGAGGACGATGAAATTAAGGATCTTTTCAAGGTaggtaagaaaaagaagaagaatgagagaagTCCTGCGGAAATAGCTTTATTAGTTGAGAACGTCATGGCTGAGCTTGAGGTCACAGCTGAAGAGGATGCTGAACTTAATAGACAGGGGAAGCCTGCCATTAATAAACTAAAGAAGTTGGATCTTCTAACAGAAGTCCTCTCGAA GAAACAGCTCCAATTAGAGTTTTTGGACCATGGAGTACTAACTTTGTTGAAGAATTGGCTTGAGCCACTTCCTGATGGAAGCTTGCCAAATATTAACATACGCACAGCaattttgactattttaaatGAT TTTCCTATTGACCTAGAGCAGTATGATAGAAGAGAACAGCTGAAGAAGAGTGGTCTTGGGAAG GTGATCATGTTCTTATCGAAGTCCGACGAAGAAATCAATGTAAATAGAAAACTAGCTAAGGAACTGGTTGACAAATGG AGTCGACCCATATTTAATAAGAGTACACGGTTTGAGGACATGAGAAATGCTGAGGAGGACAGGATTCCTTTCAGGAGGCCAACCGTTAAAAA GCCGGCAAATAAAGCAGCAGGGATGGAATCTAGAGATGGTGATCTTGATTTGGAATTTTCACA GCCTAGGTCTGGACAGTCTTCTTCAAGGCAACATGCATCAAGGCCAGAAGCAACACCTTTGGATTTTGTGATCCGTCCCCAGTCTAAAATTGATCCAGAAGAAGTTAGAGCGCGAGCAAAAGCTGCTGCACAAGATCAGCAGAGAATGAAG ATGAATAAGAAGTTGCAGCAGTTGAGGGCACCAAAGAAAAAGCAGCTTCAAGCTACAAAACTAAGTGTGGAAGGTCGTGGCATGGTCAAATATTTGTAG
- the LOC112800067 gene encoding UV-B-induced protein At3g17800, chloroplastic-like produces the protein MQISGAISDVLVVLPPSASLRLPEFRHLNTCAVSDAKNFISSGFLKSFPSCCNAKHYNELYSFRSRGLVTRASAGSSDNLAHFAPLQLETPVGQLLEQISQTHPHLLLATIDQQLENLQTARDEQKEESSTSSQDPLYKRIAEVKEKEKRTTLEEIMYCSVVNKFLENNISMIPKISATSDPTGRVDFWPNQELKLEAVHSTEAFEMIQSHLSLVLGERLVGPLQTIVQISKIKLGKLYAASIMYGYFLKRVDERYQLERTMGTLPKDFGKANVSFDEPAPPSNQLWDPDSLITIRAFDDVYSDGDYMENEEGKSYRLRSYVMQLDSETLQRLATIRSKEAMSLIEKQTQALFGRPDIRVSEDGSIETPNDEVLSIAFSGLTMLVLEAVAFGSFLWDAENYVELKYPFLNN, from the exons ATGCAAATCTCAGGTGCTATCAGTGATGTATTGGTGGTACTTCCACCTTCTGCATCTCTTAGGTTACCAGAATTCCGCCATTTGAACACTTGTGCTGTTTCTGATGCCAAGAACTTTATTTCAAGTGGATTTCTTAAA AGCTTTCCTTCTTGTTGCAATGCCAAGCACTATAATGAACTTTATAGTTTCCGAAGTAGAGGCTTAGTTACAAGAGCATCAGCAGGTTCAAGTGATAATTTAGCACATTTCGCTCCCCTCCAACTCGAAACACCCGTAGGTCAGCTTCTGGAACAAATTTCACAAACCCATCCTCATCTACTGCTAGCAACCATTGATCAGCAGCTAGAGAATCTTCAAACCGCAAGAGATGAGCAGAAGGAAGAATCTTCTACTTCATCTCAGGATCCCCTTTACAA GAGGATTGCTGAagttaaagagaaagaaaagcgTACAACTTTGGAAGAGATCATGTACTGCTCGGTTGTAAATAAGTTTTTGGAAAACAACATTTCAATGATTCCAAAGATCTCAGCAACATCAGATCCTACCGGCCGAGTGGATTTCTGGCCAAACCAAGAGCTGAAGCTAGAAGCTGTTCATTCTACGGAGGCATTCGAGATGATCCAGAGTCACTTGTCTTTAGTACTAGGCGAAAGGCTTGTTGGACCTCTTCAGACAATTGTTCAGATTAGTAAAATTAAGCTTGGAAAGCTCTATGCTGCTTCAATAATGTATGGATACTTTCTCAAGCGAGTTGATGAGAGGTATCAGCTTGAAAGGACAATGGGGACCCTCCCAAAGGACTTTGGTAAAGCCAATGTAAGTTTCGACGAACCGGCGCCGCCTTCAAACCAGCTCTGGGACCCGGATTCCTTGATCACAATTCGTGCTTTTGATGATGTTTATAGTGATGGGGACTACATGGAAAATGAAGAAGGCAAATCATACCGGTTGCGATCTTATGTGATGCAGTTGGACAGCGAGACACTTCAGAGACTTGCCACTATCCGGTCGAAGGAAGCTATGTCGTTGATCGAAAAGCAAACTCAGGCCTTGTTTGGAAGGCCTGACATcagagtttctgaggatggtTCAATTGAAACTCCCAATGATGAAGTGCTTTCAATTGCATTCTCAGGGTTGACCATGTTAGTTTTGGAAGCTGTTGCGTTTGGATCATTCCTATGGGATGCAGAAAACTATGTTGAATTGAAATACCCTTTTCTCAATAACTAG